Proteins encoded together in one Chelonoidis abingdonii isolate Lonesome George chromosome 1, CheloAbing_2.0, whole genome shotgun sequence window:
- the ARL11 gene encoding ADP-ribosylation factor-like protein 11, with translation MGTLSSKAWYKRDARVVMLGLDFAGKSTILSKLKSNKLVETFPTVGFNVESLKTPCHLPLTLWDVGGQDKLRASWKDYLEDMDALIFVLDSANKSRLPEAMAELEKVLNNINMTGVPVLLLANKQDLPRSLSLLELQERLNVEWFSGRSWELRGCSAHTGEGLREALMALAGLLKSRNKNSPECVCAPLQ, from the coding sequence ATGGGGACCTTGAGCTCCAAGGCTTGGTACAAAAGAGACGCCCGGGTAGTGATGCTGGGACTGGATTTTGCAGGCAAATCCACCATCTTGTCTAAACTGAAGAGCAACAAGCTTGTGGAGACTTTCCCGACAGTGGGCTTCAATGTGGAGTCTCTGAAAACCCCATGTCATCTACCCTTGACTCTCTGGGATGTGGGTGGTCAAGACAAGCTCCGCGCTAGCTGGAAGGACTATCTGGAAGACATGGACGCTCTCATCTTTGTGCTGGACAGTGCCAACAAATCCCGGCTGCCAGAGGCAATGGCTGAATTGGAGAAAGTTCTGAACAACATAAACATGACTGGGGTTCCAGTCTTGCTTCTGGCCAACAAGCAGGATCTGCCAAGGTCCCTCTCTCTCTTAGAGTTGCAGGAGAGGCTGAATGTGGAATGGTTCAGTGGCCGAAGCTGGGAGCTGAGAGGGTGCAGTGCTCACACTGGTGAGGGGTTGAGGGAAGCCTTAATGGCCCTGGCAGGACTTCTTAAGAGCCGCAATAAGAATTCGCCTGAATGTGTCTGTGCACCACTGCAGTGA